The genomic segment TTGTCCGTGCTCTGACCCCTACACCACAAGATATAGTGGTACAGGCACATTTTAAGCACAATATGTTGTGTTACAAAGGTTTGCCTAGTATTTAAATATTATGATACTTTATTATAGATACTTCAGTATATATTTTGGGAAAATTACAAATTCTGCGCGAATTTCTAAATGAGTAGGCGAATTTGTGATACTGGACTCCCTGTTTCAGCATGCAAACGGGAATAAGTGAAAAGAAAAATGGCGTTAAACAGGGAATTTAATGCAAAAAAGATTATTTTATAAATAATTGCGTTTTCTCATAGTTTGGTGATTCTCAATGGCGTCTGTACATGCAACGGATAAGGATTTTGACAAGCAGGTTTTGCAGCACAAGGGATTTGTTGTTGTGGATTTCTGGGCAGAATGGTGCGGCCCATGCAGGATTATTGGCCCTGTCCTTGAGGAACTGAGCAATGAATACCAGGAAAAGCTAAAGGTAGTCAAGCTTAATGTTGATGAAAACCAGAAGATCGCCCAGGACTATGATGTCAGGAGCATTCCGACCCTGATATTCTTTAAAGACGGCAAGCCAGTGGATATGGTCATAGGTGCATACCCAAAGCCAGCCTTGAAGGATATGATTGAAAAGATGCTGAAATAGGTTTTGTCCGTTTTTGTCCTGTTCAATTTATTTCTTTAACTATATTTCAGATAATATGCCCCACATTAGCGCATGTTTTATACCCGGCTTCAAATCGTTACTCCACTTTCCCTCAAATCCCCGCAAAGCTTCCCATAATTTTGGTAATGCAGGGCCTTCATTCCAATTTTCCTGGCTGGAATAAGATTAGGCTTCATATCATCAATAAAAATGCAGTTTTCCGGCTTTTTCCTGATTCGCCTGCAGACTTCAAGGTAAATTTTCGTTGGATTCTTTGTGCCCGTTGTAAAATATGGCTTGGCCATGCCCATCCTGTTTGACCTGAATGCCCTGTCGAAATATGAGAATAATTTTCTCCTGATGTTCGCAGATTCGTGCAGGGCTATTGTGTTTGTCAGGGCAACGACATGATAATGCTTCCTTAGCCGCATCACGAGGCCGGTCATTCTCCTGTAGATTCTGCCGTGCCTGAGATAAGTTTCAATCATCATTTTCCGATATGCATTAAATGGCTTTGGGCGCCTGATCCTGAGCGAACCGGCAAGCACACTATAGAATTTCCTGTTGCTGACCCTGCCCTCCATGTACGGCTTTATGATGCTGACAAGGACCCTTTCAAGTTTTTTCTCTGGCACTCCAAAAAAAATAGACATGCCCTTAATAACACCATCATCAGAATTTGACACTATAATCCCCCCTAAGTCAAAGATAATGGCCTTAACCTCACAATTTTTTTTGC from the Candidatus Woesearchaeota archaeon genome contains:
- a CDS encoding HAD-IA family hydrolase, giving the protein MAKAGKKNCEVKAIIFDLGGIIVSNSDDGVIKGMSIFFGVPEKKLERVLVSIIKPYMEGRVSNRKFYSVLAGSLRIRRPKPFNAYRKMMIETYLRHGRIYRRMTGLVMRLRKHYHVVALTNTIALHESANIRRKLFSYFDRAFRSNRMGMAKPYFTTGTKNPTKIYLEVCRRIRKKPENCIFIDDMKPNLIPARKIGMKALHYQNYGKLCGDLRESGVTI
- the trxA gene encoding thioredoxin, translated to MASVHATDKDFDKQVLQHKGFVVVDFWAEWCGPCRIIGPVLEELSNEYQEKLKVVKLNVDENQKIAQDYDVRSIPTLIFFKDGKPVDMVIGAYPKPALKDMIEKMLK